The Balaenoptera acutorostrata chromosome 2, mBalAcu1.1, whole genome shotgun sequence genomic sequence GGCCACCCTGAGATGACTGGCCAGTCCGGGCCTCAGTCTCTTGCCTTTTCTCCCTCAGCCATGGGCCACAGAACCAGACCCTGGGACCCACCTGGGGGCTTCCAGCCATCCATGGAGGCTGCCGGAGATTCACCCAGGAATCTCCCTCCTCTTTGCCCAAACAATAGTGGGGCCACTTTGACTAAACTGCCTCTGGTCCCTGTGcagggtgtgcgtgtgtgcgtggaGGGGGGCGCAGGGGGTGGGGCAACAAGTGGTACAACAGGTACTATTTACAGATGTGTGTAAGGGCAGAAGGTGGGAGCACGGCCTCCCTCTCCCCtgagggggaggagaaagaggaaagagacaaaCTCCCTAACCCTCCTCCACACTTGCCAGACAGAAACAGAAGCTTGGCCATAAATAATCGATAAGCCGCCACTCTGCAGAGAGGCCAGTTCAGGTTCAAGGTAACGGGAGAGGACTGTCGCTCAATGCTAGCCACCAGCAAGGCTGGGAGACAGCAAAGGTGATGGGCTGTGAgaggctctggggtggggggagaggacccccccaacacacactcacacacacgcacacacacacacacacacactccatagGCTGGAGGAAGAGCACACCTGGTGCCTGCAGGAGGGAAAGAAGGTGGGCTGCCTTGGGGAATAAAATCAAGCAGGAAATAAGATGGGACAGGTGGGAGACTCTGGAGGGCCCGAGGGTGCCAGAGAGGGGATGGCCCCTGTGGGCCAATGGTTCTTAGCCCTGTCTGGGTCCACTCCCCCTCCATGGAGATTCAGGGAAAGCTCTGGACCTTCTCTCCAGAAAAACGCACAGTGTGCATTAAAACCACCACAGAGCTGGGGGCATCATCGCAGGGGTCCTTGGGAGAGATGCTGGCTTGGGTGCAGATTGCTGACGAGTTCTCCACTCGCAGgtagcaggggacatgggtggtTTGAAAGTCGGGGCTTAGCAACCTTACTGGACCGAGGAAAGTGAGGCCCCTCGAGGCAGAGCCAGGGCGACCTCCGACAccctcatccacaaaatgggagcccacagggctggggggaggcagaGCATGGGGGCTCTACTGCCAGGAAAGCAGccactctctcccctcccagggaCAAAAGGAGGACTCCTGTCAAGGAAAGGGTTCTGGGGCGGCCTCCCACCCTGCCTACCTTGGCTGGGCCTCAGCAAGGGAGCCTCCGTCGGCACGTGGGCTGGTGCCAGGCCAGCAAGGGTCCAGCCCGCTCCCTGCAGGAGACAACTGGAAAGAGAGAGCACGCACACATGTGAACGGCCCAGCTGGGTGAGCCCTGCACAGGGAAGGAAAAGTCAGGCAGGGGAGGTCTGGCTTCTCCTCTGCCACGCCAGGAACACCGAGGCTGGACTCCCGCAGAGGAAAAGTGGTGTGGGGGACAGACGCCACGATGGCCAGACCTACGGCCACCAGCCCGGGctgctctcaccctccctctttGGAAAGAGAGCAGAAGGGCAATACTGGGCCTGACCCTGGGGTCCTGTCCCGGGCCTGCGCCTTTTCGACAGGCTGATTTGTACGGGTGGACGGCTCCATCCACACGTTCTCTGTCCCTGACAACTGAGGAGTGGTGCTGTCTCCAGCTTGTCCTGCAGTATCTAGAAGGGTACACAGAAGACCCTGAGTGGTGGCGACTGCGGCGAGGTGGGCATCTGGCGTGGAGGGAAAGAGGTCGGCTAGATAGGCCACGAGTTTCATGTCAGGAAGAGATTTTGCAAATGTATTTTGAAGGGAAAATTCATAATTAATAGGGGAGAGAGCCAGATAACCCTGAGAAGCTTAAATTTCTAAATGTCAACGGTGGTTTAATTTTCATGGAAAATGTCAGGCTCAGTCGTGGAGGTGACGTACGTCCTTCTGAAAAGAGGCAAAGAGGCTGAAATGGAGCGGCCGGCCCAGGGCTGTTGGGCCTTTTCTGAGGAGACTAAAGTCCTGGGGTGGCGGATGGGGTGAAGGGCTTGAGCTCGACCTGCAAAGGGTCCCCGAATCCAAAGGAACAGACGTGAGGAACTGGCTGCAGCCCGGCAGCTCTCGCGTGGGGATGGCTCCGCCTCCAACACACTTAAGTGTCCGAAACCACTTTTGGTTGTCATGCCTGGGGGAGAGGGCGCTCCTGGCACCTGGGGGTGGAGGCGAGGGACACTGCTCAAGCCCCTGCTGTGCACAGAATGGCGATCCAGCCCCCAACgccagtagtgctgaggttgggaAGCATACTCTAGACGATACAGTTTCTCCCGTGCTCCTGGCCGACTTTCACGGAGGCAACTCTGTGACTTAAAATACaatttgaggacttccctggtggcgcagtggttaagaatccgcctgccaatgcaggggacacgggttcgagccctggtccgggaagatcccacatgccgcggagcaactaagcccgtgcaccacaactactgagcctgtgctctagagcaagcgtgccacaactactgaggccacgtgccacaactactgaagcctgcgtgcctagagcccgtgctccgcaacaagagaagccacttcaatgagaagcctgtgcactgcaacgaagagtagcccaccctcaccgcaactagagaaagcccgcgcacagcaatgaagacccaaagcagccaaaaataaatttaaaaaaacaaaacaaaacaaaacaatttgatGCCACAGATTCACCCAACTCACGGCACCATTCTTAGTCATGAGGAATAGTCTCTTTCCCAACAGGTACCACGGCTCCCACCAGGGTCGTGTAAATGTCATGACAAAGGCGGTGCTTGTATTGAACGTGTGGGGGCCACCCCTGTGGGCTGTGAGAGAGGCCTGGGAGTCAGTGTTTTAAATGACGCTGCTTGTGGGCAGACGAGGGCTCCACCGGCCCTGGGGTGAGCACCACGTCCCCAGGGAGCCGCGATGAGAAGAAAACACCAAGTGTTCCTGTGCGGGCAGCTGGGTTTGAAGCCAGTCTGTCACTGCTGCGAGACCCCAGGGCCCCTCCTCTGAAGCGGTGCTCACAGCTGTGCCACGGTGAGGTCGAGGGCTGCTCTCTCGGTCCACCTGCGCTCTGTTCCCATGTGTCCCTGCCCACAGGGCCTTCCCGCACCTTCCCATGGGAACCTGTGCCTGGGTTGCCCCGACTTGTTCAGGAACGCCCAGTGTCAAAACAAAACGTGCCTGGGTGTCCACAGCCTTGTCAGGGCAGCGCCTCCTCTCCCAGCAGGGCTGTCCACCCCAGCTGCTGCTGGGTCCCCCGCACTGGTGTTGCCAGCTCCTTGGTGACTTCAGAGTGCACTCACTGGTGGCAGGTCCGGGAGGGCTTGCTCCTTTGCCCTCTGGACGCCACCCAAGGTCCCAACTGCTTTCCCAGCCTTATCCCTCAGCCACAGCCCAAGAAGCCAGAGACTGGGGATGACTTAGCTCTTCTTTCCAAGAGAGGGGTTTGCATTTTTCCAGGGATGCAGCTTTAGTTATAAAGTTTCAGCTCTGCCCAGCACCTGAGCACCTACCTCTCCAGGGCGATCGTGTTTAAACACTGTGACCAAACCACAGTGTGACTCGATTTCTGTGATCCTGCTCATCTGGTGATCACAGCAATGCGCAATGGGTGGTACAAGGAATGGGGGCCGGGGCAGGGAGGGCCGGGTCTTAAAAGTCACTCGGTAAGCCTGTGTCACAAATGACCCCTGGCCATCCCTTGGGAAGGCAGCGCCTGAGACCCACGTTAGTTCAAGCCAGTCACATCCCCCTCTGCAGTGGGAACAGCTAGCTTTCTTCAGCTGGGCACCAGATGACGTCCTTTGCTTGTTTGGGGGCTGCGTCATATAAGACTCTTTAAGTGCCGAAATGACAGGGAACAAAATGCTCACTccgggagaggcaggtgggaacGGTGCTACTGAAAACCTCATGGGGGCAGGGACCATGCCTGATCTGTTCACTCCTGGCATAGAGCGGACTCTCAcatcttaaaaacattttcaagcaaccaaaaaaatgaagttttaaaacagGGACAGCCAAAGAAACGGAGGCCATGTTTGTGAAGCGACATGGGCTCTGTGTTCGTTCCAGGACGGAACAGTTGAGGCACAGCTGCAGAACCAGGCCAAGCTGGGCACAGACCCAGGCTCCTCCCCTGCTGGCCGCCTCACCTGGGGCAGGTGCCCAACCTTCTTCTTCGGCCTCTCAGCCACACCCAGTGTGTGGAAAGAGAACCACCTACCTATCAGGGCGAGGCTGCAAAGCACTTAGCTCAGGCTCAAGTGCGCCAGCAGCCAGAGATGTGGTGCTTCCTGGGGGGGCGGGGCCAAAGCAGGGACTGCCACCTGCCCTGACAGGTGACCGCCAACGGCCAGCACAGGCTCAGCAGGCAGATCCCTGAAGGAAGCAAAGCCCCTAAAATTCCAGCAAATGAAATTCCATGTATATGTCTGAAAAAGAATTCTATCTGGGCCCCCCAGTGACCCTAAAGATGGGCAAAGGTTCTTTCCAGTGGGGGAACGAAGTCCCCGCCCGCAGGCCCAGCTTTGAGGTCATTGGCTTCTTTAGGTCACCCCGTTTGGTCTGTCACCCTCCATACATCCCTCGGGAACCTCCGGCCAGAGCAGGGCACTGAAGGGTGGAGGGGGCGAGTGCACCAGGGGTTCTCCCTGGGCTGACAAAATACATGTGTGTCACATCCCGGGGCTCTTCAGCTCCCACACAGATGGGCCCCTCATAGAAAGGCAGGTCTATCCTTTCCAGAATATCACAGACTCCACAGCCGCTGAAGCTGTGACTCAGACCCCCGGACTCATCTGCTGTACAAACAGATGGCCACGTGCCCACCTTTCCCACACTACCCGGTGGTTTGGGAGGGCTTGTGGCCATTTGGCACCTGTACTAGGACATCTGGCTGTAACTCAAGGAAGCTCTTACCTGTTCAGGTGGGGCTTCAAAACCAGGGGCTTCCAGGGCATCCTGTGTCTGGCTGTCCGGCAGGAAGTACAGTTCCATGGCTGGGGACCCCTCCCAGACAGCCTGCTCTGAAGAGTCAGCAGGGTGCTCAGGCTGGCCTGCCGGGCTTGTGCGGGCATCTGGGCTGCCCTGACGTGCCCCAGCGTCCTGGGGAGGGCCGTCCACTGCTTCTCTGTACActggtggagcacaggctccaagggGCAAACTGAGCCCCTTGAGGTCTTGTTTGTGGCTATGGCTCCCTAACTCAGCTGCCTTTTCACCCACAGGTTGCGACAGCAAAGGCAGCAAGCACATACCTCCCAGCCCTTCTTGATCCGGGCCTGGTACCTGTGTCTGACCCACACCTGGACCCATTTCCAAGGCTAAAGGGCTGGAATCCCCAACACCTATTGTGGGCTCTTGGATCTCGTGAGCCAGAGCCAGGGAGGCTGCAAGGCCCCCCAGGACATCATCAGGGGGCTTGTCTTCCCGCCTTGCCTCCTCTCTGCCTCCTGCGGTCTCCCCAGTGAGAGGCATGCACCCGAGCAGGGCCCTGCTGCGGCCTCCATCAGAAGCCTTCCCGCTGCGAGAGGCAGTCACCCTGGCATTGACCGTCCCGTCTGGCCCAGCCACCCCCAGAGCCCTCTGTTGTGGCTCCGTGGGGTCTGTGCTCACACCTGCGATGACAACAGCCCCAAGGCGGGAGCATCTTGGACTGCTATAGCTCCACTCTGCTCCCCCGCCAGTCCAGCTGGGTGTCTGCAGAGCGTCAGGAGGGCCCTGGGCTGCAGATCTGGGCTCTGGGCCCAGGATGCTATCTTCTTCCTCCTGGCGCTCCTCAGGCAGCTCAGCTCCTGCTTCCCCTCGGGCACCTCCCTCCTGAGGGGCTCCTTGGTCTGGCTCCTCTTCAGGATCAGTGCCTGGGAGGTGCCCTTTCTGGCCATGATCACCTGGAACCCAACCCTCCTCCATGCTTCCACCATCTGGCACGTTGGTCCCATGCTTTGACAGGTGGTCCTGGCTGGCCCTCTCTGAGGCGGAGAGCACTGTTCCCCACTCCAGAGAGGCAATGCTGGAGGCCAAGGGCTGAGGATCCCCATCGCCAGGCACAGGCGTCACAGGGTTTTGGCCGCTGGGCTCGGGGCAGGCGCTGTCTGCCTGGGTCTGGTCTCCTGGGTCCCTGGTCTCCTGGAGGGCAAGCCCTGGGGACTCCTCTTGAGGCTGGCTTCTGGCCTGCTGGGCACTAGGTTCCGGCAGTGTTTCCTGTGGAGAGAAAAAGACTCAGCCTTGGGCCTTCAATAATCAACTGCTCCTAGGATTTTTCTAGTCATTACTGCCCCCGTTCAACGTCTCAGATGCTGCAGGGATGACGGTGCACCCAAATAGGGATCAGTCCCAATGCTGGGCAGAGCTTTGTGCCAGGGGCTAGAGGGGGAACCGGAAGCACAGGcacccctctcttttttttttggccacacctcacgTCACgtggatcttccccaaccagggattgaacccccaccccctgtagtggaagtgctaagtcttaaccactggaccaccagggaagccccaggaaccCCCCTTTCTAccagctccctctccccaccagcacCAGGCACGTGGAGGCTCTCGGGAAGATCAAGGATATAAAAATCAAGGAGGTCCTGTGGATCGCACCAGTGTCAATGTCAGTTGCCTGGTGTTGCCAATGGACTACAGTTACGTAACATGCTACCACCGGGGGAAGCTCGGGGAGGGCACACGGGGGCCTCCCtgtgctgttttgtttttaattttggtaaaatacacataacctaaaattcaccattttaatcattttatcttttttgaaggaaatgatcttttttaaaaaaaatatttaattaattaattaatttggctgcattgggtcttagttgcggcatgcgggatctttcagtGTGGCGTatggctctgtagttgcggcatgcgggcttagttgccccacggcatgtgggatcttagttccctgaccagggattgaacccgcgtcccctgcattggaaggaggattcttaaccactggaccaccggggaagttcccaccattttaatcattttaaagtgtacatagTTCAGTGGCATGAAGTACATTCACAAGGtcgggcaaccatcaccaccatccatctccagaactctttcatcttcccaaactgaaactctgtccccatgaaacactaactccccactcccccagctcctggcaaccccCATTCTACCTCCTGTGGAATCGGTAGAATTTGCCTACTCTAGGGACCTTGTGTAAGTGggagcatacagtatttgttgctttgtgtctggcttactacacttagcgtaatgtccttcaggttcatccatgtcgtagcatgtgtcagaatcccttccttgggacttccctggtggtccagttattaagactccatgctcccaacgcagggggcacaggtttgatccctggttggggaactaagatcccacatgctgcatggtgcagccaaaaaaaaaaaaagaatctctttttaaagctgaataacattccattgtgtgaatatacaatattttatttgttcattcatctgctgatggatacTTTGGGTGCTCCCAcgttttggctactgtgaataatgctgcagtgaacatgcaTGCACAAATATCCGTTCTgtcatatggatataccacattttgtttatctattcatccatcgatgATGGACACTTGTAGccatactgtttcttttttttttctgtatttttgagttttatttatttttttatacagcaggttcttattagttatccattttatacatactagtgtatacatgtcaatcccaatctcccaattcatcacaccaccccccccccccccgccgctttccccccttggtgtccatacaaacgtctctacgtctgtgtctcagtttctgccctgcaaaccagttcatctgtaccatttttctacgttccacatatatgcgttaatatacggtatttgtttttctctttctgacttacttcactctgtatgatggtctctagattcatccacatctctacaaatgacccagtttcgttcctttttatggctgagcataCTGTTTCTGCAACCTCCTCTGAGTCCACATAATGCCCTGGAGATCCATCTAGGTGGTTATGTGTATCACACCTGTTTGTTCCTTCTTTACTGCTGGGTTGTGTTCCATGGTGTGGATGGACCATGATTTGTTCAACCATTCACCAGCTGAAGGACATCTGGGGTGTTCCCGGTTGGGGGCGATTACAAACAAAGCTGCTGGGAATGCCCACCGCTCACTTTTTTAGGGGTGTGTGTTCCAGAGACATCGTGACCCCTGGAGCTCGTGGTGGCAAGGACAGGAGAGCATGCTGTAAGACCCACCCACCCCGACTCACAGCAAAGCTTCCGAGAAGCATAGGGGTTCAGGGATAGAATGTGGGCTGCCTTTCTGAGTTTCACCACTTTCACGCAACTTGGGGAAGAGAGCTCTGGCCTCGACAGCTTCAGTGCAGGCACGGCTGTCCTGAGTGCCTCTCACAGGCCTGCGAGTTGCTGGCATGGCACCTGCCGTCCACAGACATCTGTAGCGCTAAAAATGGGGTGTGCGTGTGGAGAGGTGCAGGGCTAGCCATTGCCAAAGGAAATCAAGGCTGAACTTGGCTGCCAAGGTTGGGCCAAGAGGAAGGTCGGTGGTAGGACCTTACCAAGCTGAAGgccccagtcctggggtcctcttccctcctctctgctcGTCCTGTCACTGTCTTCCTGGGTTTCGCAAACTGGGGGACAAACCTCCCGACTGAGTTCTGTGAACCAGatacaacaagaaaaaaacagcagTAAAGATGAGGGAGGAATGAGGTCTCGGAAATCAAGCAAGCAGACACCAGGACAAGTTTCTCTCTTGCAGTCTCAAACTCTCAAGGCCCTTGTCTTCCATCCCCAGCACACCCTCCCACCAGCAGTTAGAGACGAGGAACAGAGACAAGATCTCCAGCTGAAGGGAGGCAGCATCTTTTGTACATACGTCAGGCTGCAAGACAGGCTCACCTGGGAAGGAGGAAGGCGAATTGGCTCTTTTTCTGGCTCCCCGAGGAGCCTAGAGGGAGCTCCTGCTTCCTCATAAGGAGAGCTGGGAGGAGAAAGACAAAACAGAGGAGGTTCTCAAGTCCTCCTACGCTGTTAACTTGCATAGCAAGACAAATGGAGGCAGCAGCGGCAGCGGGGAATGAAATGCAAATGCAGAGTAGCGCCCAGGGTCTCCTAAGAGGGAGGCCCTGGAGCACCTGCTGAgagagggtgggatggagaaggGGACATGTGACTGCCAAGAAAGGTGTGGAGTCCCACATCTAGAATCCAAGCTGCCTGCTCTGGCAGCACTTAAACTCTTATAATCCCAGGAACTGGCTCCTGAAGTAAGAACAGGAATTCTCATTTGGACTGACTGACACTCCAGCCCCCAACTCTGCAAACTGTAAAGAAGTTGTAGATACAAAAAACAGTGTCTAAAAAAACGCATGTATTCGTATCTGCCAAAATACGGATGCAACCGAGGTGGCCTTCAGtgggtgagtggataaataaactgtggtaatcCAGACAATGGGACGGtattcagcgctaaaaagaaacGAGCTCTCCTCtaatcaatactctgtaatggcctatgtgagaaaagaatctaaaagagtggatatatgtatatttataactgattcactttgctgtacacctgaaactaacacaacattgtaaatcaactatactccaataaaaatttaaaaaaataaaatcatgccatctgctttataaaaaaaaaaaagatcacgcTCTCAAGCCATGAAGACACGTGGAGATACCTTAGATGCatattaccaagtgaaagaagccaatctgaaaaggctatgtactgtatgactccaactaTACGATATTCTGGAAAGagcaaactatggagacagtgaaaagatcagtggttacctgGGGTTGTGGGGAGAGGTGAATAGGCTAAGATTTTTACGGCCATAAGAAGACTCTGTATGATAttgtaatgatggatatatgttaTTATACTGCTGtgcaaacccacagaatgtacaacacacaGAATGAACTCTAAAGTAAACCGTGGgttgtgtcaatgtaggttcatccttggttaaAAAATGTACCGTTCTGGTGAGTCATggtgataatgggggaggctgtgcatgtgtggggacaggaGGTGTATCGGAAACcactgtaccttcctctcaattttactgtaaacctaaaactgctctgaagaaataaagtctttttaaaaaaactggtgAGACTTACGGTTATGTCTAAATAAACGTGGATATGTATGTTGtaaaaaaagatcaaaatctGGAACTGAAACTTCATGGTTTCAACTTTGGAAGTGGAGCAGGAAAACGCATGAAGCTACACTAATGGGCTTGAATCGTGCCAAGGGAGGTTATGGAGACAGAGGAACTCTAGATACTGATAGCAACCGCctgtttcaaaatttttaattgggATGGGCTGTTTGGGTGGCTTCTGGGGTACTGGCAAGGTTTCATTTCTCAACATAAATGTGTTAAACTGACTGCTTTATGTTGCTTTCGTCTGTTATATTTCTGCACGTGTGGTATTtcttaataaaacatttaaaaaacacaaacaaaagagTGGGAACCCACTTCTGTGGGTTCTGATTATTCTTACAGTCTCACACAGCAGGGTGGGCAGCAGCCGTGACCCCATCAGCCCTGATATGGCCTCTCGAGGGGTGAGGGGCACAGTGTGACATCACTGTGTCTGTCTGGGGGAACAGCTTAGGTGTGACACGTGGCCCCTCTCTTCCTGTCACACACACAGCCTTTAGCCCTAAGATTGCAAAGACCTGAGAtcagacagacacacaccccaGAAAATGGTTCTGTCAGCCAGACTGCATGCCTCAATTTTTCACTCAGAAAACGTGCTAGTCCAATTCATGATGCTTTCTCTGAAGACTTCAGGTAGCAGGAACCTTCTTCCTTGTAACTCCTGCTAaccctttctttcttgtttttttataaatttatttatttatatttatttttggctgcattggctctttgttgctgcgtgcaggctttctctagctgcagtgagc encodes the following:
- the BRME1 gene encoding break repair meiotic recombinase recruitment factor 1, producing MSKRKKLRTSGGKGIHPPKLPKNPRLGDSDGDPQSSKLGHWHHPEETESRSGPAPSAEQNREEPGQAASSSPYEEAGAPSRLLGEPEKEPIRLPPSQNSVGRFVPQFAKPRKTVTGRAERREEDPRTGAFSLETLPEPSAQQARSQPQEESPGLALQETRDPGDQTQADSACPEPSGQNPVTPVPGDGDPQPLASSIASLEWGTVLSASERASQDHLSKHGTNVPDGGSMEEGWVPGDHGQKGHLPGTDPEEEPDQGAPQEGGARGEAGAELPEERQEEEDSILGPEPRSAAQGPPDALQTPSWTGGGAEWSYSSPRCSRLGAVVIAGVSTDPTEPQQRALGVAGPDGTVNARVTASRSGKASDGGRSRALLGCMPLTGETAGGREEARREDKPPDDVLGGLAASLALAHEIQEPTIGVGDSSPLALEMGPGVGQTQVPGPDQEGLGGMCLLPLLSQPVGEKAAELGSHSHKQDLKGLSLPLGACAPPVYREAVDGPPQDAGARQGSPDARTSPAGQPEHPADSSEQAVWEGSPAMELYFLPDSQTQDALEAPGFEAPPEQLSPAGSGLDPCWPGTSPRADGGSLAEAQPRTRVGIKTCEAARMEDATDTVRGLVIELSNLNRLIMSAHRDLEAFKRLNYYQKAKPAGKAPAPYTPKGAGNLPRGEQSWRDS